Below is a genomic region from Sulfitobacter guttiformis.
TCTGGACCGCGCCGACGCTTTGGTCGGAGAGCTGTCTGGCGGGATGCAACAAAGGGTCGGACTTGCGCGTGCATTTGCCACTGATGCGCCGATCTTGTTGATGGATGAGCCGTTCTCGGCCCTCGACCCGCTTATCCGGTCGAGATTGCAAGACGACCTGCTGGACATGCAAGCCAAACGTGGACGCACGATCATCTTCGTCTCTCATGATCTGGACGAAGCGTTCAAGCTGGGCAACCGCATCGCTATCATGGAAGGTGGGCGGATTGTGCAATGTGGCACGCCCCAAGAAATCTATTCCAATCCCGCCAATGATTATGTTGGCGATTTCGTAGCCCACATGAATCCCCTCAGCGTGCTGTGCGCGCGCGATGTGATGGAGCCCGTGACAGGCGTACCCTCAACCACCGTCGCAGCTGAGACGAGCATCCGCGTTGTTATGGGCCAGCTTGGTGAAGACGAGACGCTCATTGGCGTCATCGAGGGCGGACAAATGATCGGGCAGATTTCAAAATACCGCATTCTCGCAAAGCTAAGCGACCTCCGCAGCTAAGCCACCCATGACCCTGGTCAAACC
It encodes:
- the choV gene encoding choline ABC transporter ATP-binding protein, with protein sequence MNAVEFDNVSIVFGDNPASALPLMDAGQQRAEISAACNQILGVHNCSLTVEDGEILVLMGLSGSGKSTLLRAVNGLNPVVRGNVRVKTGDTMTSVSSADRKTLRDLRLRTVAMVFQQFGLLPWRNVRDNVGLGLELDGQSAATRRARVDEELEGVGLLDRADALVGELSGGMQQRVGLARAFATDAPILLMDEPFSALDPLIRSRLQDDLLDMQAKRGRTIIFVSHDLDEAFKLGNRIAIMEGGRIVQCGTPQEIYSNPANDYVGDFVAHMNPLSVLCARDVMEPVTGVPSTTVAAETSIRVVMGQLGEDETLIGVIEGGQMIGQISKYRILAKLSDLRS